One stretch of Pseudomonadota bacterium DNA includes these proteins:
- a CDS encoding caspase family protein, translated as MRTWILFVLLFCSGCQVTNKPKAHGVALVIGLTEVDPRSYSGWHGECPGTDTDARIFEILCQEFKYPVTKLINAQATRAAVKNQMARLTKDLEPGDLFVFFISCHGGQIKDINNDEEDGQDETICLWDGELKDDELLWPNCRTFFVTDSCNSGTNVRYRPNDVPSTGNLLHFGGCPDGKSSFGDSSGGTFTTALVDSWVEGQSYSDWFSNASRLMPKNQRPVLMEYGTSFKNREAMK; from the coding sequence ATGAGAACTTGGATACTTTTTGTCTTGTTGTTTTGCTCGGGTTGCCAAGTAACCAACAAGCCAAAAGCACACGGTGTTGCTCTAGTTATCGGACTCACGGAAGTTGATCCAAGAAGCTATTCTGGATGGCATGGTGAATGTCCAGGTACGGATACAGATGCTCGAATCTTTGAGATTCTTTGTCAAGAGTTCAAGTATCCTGTAACCAAACTAATCAATGCACAAGCAACAAGAGCCGCGGTCAAGAATCAAATGGCTCGCTTGACAAAGGATCTTGAACCGGGTGACTTGTTCGTATTCTTTATCTCTTGTCATGGAGGCCAGATCAAGGATATTAATAATGATGAGGAGGATGGCCAAGATGAAACTATCTGTCTCTGGGATGGCGAGCTTAAAGATGATGAATTGTTATGGCCTAATTGTCGGACCTTCTTTGTCACTGATAGTTGTAATTCCGGAACTAATGTCAGATACAGGCCCAACGACGTACCCAGTACTGGAAATCTCTTACACTTCGGAGGTTGTCCAGATGGGAAGTCATCGTTCGGAGATTCTAGCGGAGGGACATTTACCACTGCACTTGTTGATTCTTGGGTCGAAGGGCAATCGTATAGTGACTGGTTTTCCAATGCTTCGAGACTGATGCCAAAGAATCAGAGACCTGTCTTGATGGAGTATGGAACTAGTTTCAAGAATCGGGAGGCTATGAAATGA
- a CDS encoding class I SAM-dependent methyltransferase produces the protein MKAFWEQMHASRNLKWLTDSDPKAVLKMHEIEPSAGARILDFGIGTGGMARYLKSQGYWVCSVDISPLAQLRVSGISDMVTSFDKEYPNTDIGIAHLVFQHMCDEDIITALRNMHTSYLSVQFISGKQKDAELRYLRTTERMLNLIQSVYPRAECLWQGSEYWIKGFQNHVCRYANLGTGD, from the coding sequence ATGAAAGCATTCTGGGAACAAATGCATGCATCACGGAATCTGAAGTGGCTCACTGACAGTGATCCTAAGGCCGTTCTCAAGATGCATGAGATCGAGCCGAGCGCCGGAGCCAGGATTCTTGACTTCGGCATTGGCACCGGAGGCATGGCGCGCTACTTAAAATCACAAGGCTACTGGGTATGCTCTGTGGACATTTCGCCGTTGGCTCAGTTACGAGTGTCGGGGATTTCGGACATGGTGACTTCCTTTGATAAAGAGTATCCAAATACTGATATCGGAATCGCGCATCTTGTTTTCCAGCATATGTGCGATGAGGATATAATCACGGCACTTAGGAATATGCATACCAGTTATTTGAGTGTACAGTTCATCTCCGGTAAACAAAAAGATGCAGAACTCCGATACTTGCGAACAACGGAAAGAATGTTGAACCTGATTCAGTCTGTTTATCCGAGAGCCGAGTGTCTTTGGCAGGGTAGCGAGTATTGGATAAAGGGTTTCCAGAACCATGTTTGCCGCTATGCAAATCTTGGTACAGGTGATTAA
- a CDS encoding DUF551 domain-containing protein → MTKWISVNDKMPEEGTYVLTCDYKNKESVLTARYKEGQFYIFSFIVDIVTHWMPLPEVPNENNLR, encoded by the coding sequence ATGACTAAATGGATATCAGTAAACGACAAAATGCCAGAAGAAGGCACCTATGTGCTTACCTGTGACTATAAAAACAAAGAATCTGTTCTGACTGCAAGATACAAAGAAGGACAATTTTATATCTTTAGCTTCATAGTAGATATAGTTACTCACTGGATGCCCTTGCCCGAGGTACCAAATGAAAACAATCTACGTTGA
- a CDS encoding Lar family restriction alleviation protein encodes MKRCPFCGSTHVRVQIDNSYFIWCAHCGAKGPASGTPELAIKRWDTRIEDTIAQYIVKWSNERIISHEAYDMTREFLNGEMHNSILYDVLVKEFGE; translated from the coding sequence ATGAAACGTTGCCCATTCTGTGGTAGTACACATGTTCGGGTTCAAATAGACAATTCTTATTTTATTTGGTGTGCTCATTGTGGTGCAAAGGGACCAGCATCTGGTACACCAGAGCTAGCTATCAAGAGATGGGATACGAGAATCGAGGATACTATAGCTCAGTATATTGTTAAATGGTCAAATGAAAGAATCATTTCACATGAGGCCTATGACATGACTCGGGAATTCCTTAATGGGGAGATGCACAATTCGATTCTATATGATGTTTTAGTCAAGGAGTTTGGAGAATGA
- the thyX gene encoding FAD-dependent thymidylate synthase, with translation MILIKPSSKVLAVSVFSLNLIELAGRVCYKSEDKITKESNLKFAEKIINLGHESVLEHASATVRIICDRGVSHEIVRHRLASYSQESTRYCDYNKSQVTFVIPPWVSIEPGEYLVATNEWMHAMISAEDAYKALRLQGWKPEQARSVLPNSLKTELVMTANFREWRHVFKLRTSDRAHPQMREIMCPLLEQFRQLIPVIFDENI, from the coding sequence ATGATCTTAATCAAACCCAGTTCTAAAGTCCTTGCAGTATCGGTCTTCTCATTGAATCTCATCGAATTGGCTGGAAGGGTATGTTACAAAAGTGAGGATAAGATAACTAAAGAGTCTAACCTCAAGTTTGCGGAGAAAATTATAAATCTTGGTCATGAATCTGTACTTGAACATGCTAGTGCCACGGTTCGAATTATCTGTGATCGAGGCGTGAGTCACGAAATCGTGCGTCATCGTCTTGCCTCATATAGTCAAGAAAGTACGCGTTATTGTGACTATAATAAGAGTCAAGTAACATTTGTGATTCCACCTTGGGTTTCCATTGAACCTGGGGAGTATTTAGTTGCTACCAATGAGTGGATGCACGCTATGATTAGTGCAGAGGATGCATATAAAGCACTAAGACTTCAAGGTTGGAAGCCTGAGCAGGCACGATCAGTGCTTCCGAACAGTCTAAAGACTGAATTAGTGATGACAGCAAATTTCCGTGAGTGGCGACACGTCTTCAAGCTTAGGACAAGTGATCGTGCCCATCCTCAGATGCGCGAGATCATGTGTCCTTTGCTTGAGCAATTCAGACAACTAATACCGGTGATCTTTGATGAGAACATTTAA